The Oleidesulfovibrio alaskensis DSM 16109 genome has a segment encoding these proteins:
- a CDS encoding methyl-accepting chemotaxis protein, which translates to MKMNLRARFLVPTLTILVIGMGASAWLTQTYSKQAVTAAVNAHMTQVSESVAGLIGTWVQDAKRDLTLQAQRDEITQAFAGGDMNEVTREMQQFKKNYPDFDAVKLADADGNIIASTYPQEVGRLDISSRKYFRGAMNGTPVVSDALKSQLTGNLIFVVSVPCMRDGRVAGVFLGTLELGSFSERFVAPVTIGKEGYAFIMASDGNVLAHPDSSLLMTNLLKQNWAGEMLKNDSGKLNHEENGRWKDVVYSREPETGWVVGVTAFEDDIYSAAYELADIVRVISVVVALLVAGVLFLIVRNIAGAMSETAGYAGAVAEGQLDHTLRVQRQDEIGVLADALRKMVQNLKSMIQTAEAKTIEAEEQSRKANVAMQEAEEARKAADNAKREGMLQAAAQLEHVVLSLSSASEQLAAQVEEASRGSDVQRERTSETAAAIEEMNATVLEVARNASEAAGSADNARNNAEEGQGIVEAVIQSITEVKNRATSLKESLNTLGGHAEGIGKIMTVISDIADQTNLLALNAAIEAARAGDAGRGFAVVADEVRKLAEKTMQATSEVGAAVSAIQQGTRENIEGMDKAGEAVLKSTELAGRAGKSLGSIHSVVESTADQVRSIATASEQQSAASEQIARGAEEINRIAAETSEVMTQSSEAVSNVARMAQELQNVVEQLKRQ; encoded by the coding sequence ATGAAGATGAATCTCAGGGCACGCTTTCTGGTGCCGACACTGACTATTCTGGTTATCGGCATGGGGGCCTCGGCATGGCTTACCCAGACATATTCCAAACAGGCGGTCACCGCGGCCGTCAACGCGCATATGACACAGGTTTCCGAATCTGTGGCCGGACTTATAGGCACCTGGGTGCAGGATGCCAAACGCGATCTTACGCTGCAGGCGCAGCGCGATGAGATTACACAGGCTTTTGCAGGTGGCGATATGAATGAAGTCACCCGCGAAATGCAGCAGTTTAAAAAGAACTACCCCGACTTTGACGCTGTCAAACTGGCGGACGCGGACGGAAATATTATTGCCAGCACCTACCCCCAAGAAGTCGGCAGGCTTGATATAAGCAGCCGGAAATACTTCAGGGGAGCCATGAACGGAACCCCTGTGGTTTCAGACGCGCTGAAAAGTCAGTTGACAGGTAACCTGATTTTTGTGGTGTCTGTACCGTGTATGCGTGACGGCCGAGTGGCCGGCGTCTTTCTGGGTACGCTGGAACTGGGCAGCTTTTCGGAACGCTTTGTGGCACCGGTAACCATAGGAAAGGAAGGCTACGCATTTATTATGGCCTCCGACGGTAACGTGCTGGCGCATCCTGATTCCTCGCTGCTGATGACCAATCTGCTGAAGCAGAACTGGGCCGGAGAAATGCTCAAAAACGATTCCGGCAAATTGAATCATGAGGAAAATGGCCGGTGGAAAGATGTTGTATATTCGCGGGAACCGGAAACCGGCTGGGTTGTGGGTGTCACCGCCTTTGAAGACGACATCTACTCTGCGGCTTACGAGCTTGCCGATATCGTGCGGGTCATATCCGTGGTTGTGGCGCTGCTTGTTGCCGGTGTTCTGTTCCTTATTGTGCGCAATATCGCGGGGGCCATGAGTGAGACCGCGGGATACGCCGGGGCCGTTGCCGAAGGTCAGCTGGACCATACACTGCGCGTTCAGCGGCAGGACGAAATAGGCGTACTGGCTGATGCGCTGCGTAAAATGGTGCAGAATCTCAAAAGCATGATTCAGACGGCGGAAGCCAAGACCATTGAGGCCGAGGAACAGAGCAGAAAAGCCAATGTGGCCATGCAGGAGGCTGAAGAAGCCCGCAAAGCAGCGGATAATGCCAAGCGCGAAGGTATGCTGCAGGCTGCCGCCCAGCTGGAGCACGTGGTTCTGTCACTTTCGTCGGCGTCGGAACAGCTGGCGGCACAGGTGGAAGAAGCGAGCCGCGGAAGCGATGTGCAGCGCGAGCGTACTTCTGAAACTGCCGCTGCCATAGAAGAAATGAATGCCACGGTGCTGGAAGTGGCCAGAAATGCGTCGGAAGCCGCAGGAAGTGCCGACAATGCCAGAAATAATGCCGAAGAGGGACAGGGGATTGTGGAAGCGGTTATCCAGTCCATCACCGAGGTGAAAAACCGCGCCACCAGTCTGAAGGAGAGCCTGAACACGCTGGGCGGCCACGCCGAGGGTATAGGCAAGATCATGACCGTTATCAGCGATATAGCCGACCAGACAAATCTGCTGGCGCTTAACGCGGCCATTGAAGCTGCCCGTGCGGGCGATGCCGGACGCGGGTTTGCCGTGGTGGCCGACGAAGTGCGTAAACTGGCCGAAAAGACCATGCAGGCCACCTCGGAAGTGGGCGCAGCGGTAAGCGCCATCCAGCAGGGCACGCGTGAAAACATTGAAGGAATGGACAAGGCGGGCGAGGCCGTTTTGAAATCGACAGAACTTGCCGGTCGTGCTGGCAAATCACTGGGCAGCATCCATTCCGTGGTGGAAAGCACCGCCGATCAGGTGCGCTCCATTGCCACTGCGTCGGAACAGCAGTCTGCCGCCAGCGAGCAGATAGCCCGTGGTGCGGAAGAAATAAACCGCATTGCGGCGGAAACGTCCGAGGTGATGACGCAGTCCAGCGAAGCGGTAAGCAACGTGGCCCGTATGGCTCAGGAACTGCAAAACGTGGTTGAGCAGCTTAAAAGACAGTAG
- the rlmN gene encoding 23S rRNA (adenine(2503)-C(2))-methyltransferase RlmN, producing the protein MVDILNLTFEELETFLVEKLGEKKFRARQIWQWLWNKYVRDFDQMTNVSKQTRAQLKEHARIFWPEVVTTSKSQDGTTKFLLRLADGALVETVLIPGSQGRITQCLSCQVGCAMGCTFCATGTLGFERNMTMSEILGQVLVAREYLNDVAERPILRNLVFMGMGEPLLNLDEIMRSLHTLNSELGLQFSPRRITVSTCGVNPEGLRRLGESGLAYLAVSLHAPTQELRRTIMPKAARWELNDFIEALQSYPLKTRERITFEYLLLGGVNDSLEHAKQLVRLVSRTKAKLNLIVYNPSGDEADPYAAPTEERILAFEQYLWSKHVTAIIRKSKGADIKAACGQLKAAETGGTPCCAQSD; encoded by the coding sequence ATGGTCGATATTCTGAACCTGACATTTGAAGAGCTTGAAACTTTTCTGGTGGAAAAGCTCGGCGAAAAAAAATTCCGCGCCCGCCAGATATGGCAGTGGCTGTGGAACAAATATGTGCGCGATTTTGACCAGATGACCAATGTATCGAAACAGACCCGCGCACAGCTGAAAGAACACGCCCGCATTTTCTGGCCAGAGGTGGTCACAACCAGCAAAAGTCAGGACGGCACCACAAAATTTCTGCTGCGTCTTGCCGACGGCGCACTGGTGGAAACAGTGCTCATACCCGGTTCACAGGGCAGGATTACCCAGTGTCTTTCCTGTCAGGTGGGCTGCGCCATGGGGTGCACCTTTTGCGCCACCGGCACGTTGGGGTTTGAACGCAACATGACCATGTCTGAAATACTGGGGCAGGTGCTGGTGGCACGCGAATATCTTAACGACGTCGCCGAACGGCCCATCCTGCGCAATCTTGTCTTTATGGGCATGGGTGAACCGCTGCTCAATCTGGACGAAATCATGCGCAGCCTGCACACGCTTAACAGCGAACTGGGACTGCAGTTTTCTCCGCGGCGCATCACGGTTTCCACCTGCGGGGTAAACCCCGAAGGGCTGCGCAGGCTGGGCGAAAGCGGGCTTGCCTATCTGGCTGTATCACTGCACGCGCCCACGCAGGAACTGCGGCGCACCATCATGCCCAAAGCCGCCCGCTGGGAACTGAATGACTTCATTGAAGCCCTGCAGAGCTACCCGCTGAAAACGCGTGAACGCATAACCTTTGAATATCTGCTGCTGGGCGGGGTCAACGACTCGCTGGAGCACGCAAAACAGCTTGTCCGGCTTGTTTCACGCACCAAGGCAAAGCTCAATCTCATTGTGTACAACCCGTCGGGCGACGAGGCAGACCCTTATGCAGCCCCCACGGAAGAACGCATTCTGGCTTTTGAGCAATACCTGTGGTCAAAGCATGTCACGGCCATCATACGCAAAAGCAAAGGGGCGGACATCAAAGCCGCCTGCGGTCAGCTGAAAGCCGCCGAAACTGGCGGCACCCCCTGCTGCGCGCAGAGCGACTGA
- a CDS encoding HD domain-containing protein, translating to MTQPFKDAIGICKAIMRNGYDAYVVNTQLQSEILDQDCLEIDIACEPGYVELGKIFPGLEMSGEDGVVGTLREGGTLFRFYHTDTDDSSHPEATLARVTPTMLRRLEAKGTLPASLACPFIPSSAETYQGFDDFSKGDIRFEGVPDETLRRSYVLGVRAMRIAANFDLPIEPNSWMAIVRSASRILDYVPVTEIMDEWRKVEAENMYKFVQLMFDSMLLHGLIPELAALSRIRHLRTPEAGEETVLDHTIECMRRYPEELPFDWLGTVATMFHDVGKLYAAEYYNGKWTFYQHHRIGAKVTRKILRRLHFLPEDVDLICHLVRNHMRFHFMLTDKGIRRFKALDEYPRLIEMARADIKARDGNYTHFNHNMKYLERAETPEQMLEPLLNGNEIMEFTGLKPGPYVGVIRDALLKAQVTGEVTSMEEAIEYVKTYSERAPR from the coding sequence ATGACCCAGCCCTTCAAGGATGCCATAGGCATCTGCAAGGCCATAATGCGCAACGGGTACGACGCCTACGTGGTCAACACCCAGCTGCAGTCCGAAATTCTCGATCAGGACTGCCTTGAAATAGACATCGCGTGCGAGCCCGGTTATGTGGAGCTCGGCAAGATTTTTCCCGGTCTTGAAATGTCCGGCGAAGACGGCGTGGTGGGCACCCTGCGCGAAGGGGGAACCCTTTTCCGCTTCTACCACACCGACACTGATGATTCTTCGCATCCGGAAGCCACACTTGCCCGTGTGACCCCCACCATGCTGCGCCGCCTTGAGGCAAAAGGTACGCTGCCCGCCTCGCTGGCCTGTCCGTTCATTCCCAGCTCGGCGGAAACATATCAGGGCTTTGACGATTTTTCCAAGGGCGACATACGCTTTGAGGGCGTGCCCGACGAAACCCTGCGCCGTTCTTACGTACTGGGTGTGCGCGCCATGCGCATAGCCGCCAACTTCGACCTGCCCATCGAACCCAACTCGTGGATGGCCATAGTACGCAGTGCAAGCCGCATTCTAGACTATGTGCCGGTAACGGAAATCATGGACGAATGGCGCAAGGTGGAAGCCGAAAACATGTACAAGTTCGTCCAGCTGATGTTTGACTCCATGCTGCTGCACGGACTCATTCCCGAACTGGCCGCACTGTCGCGCATCCGCCACCTGCGCACGCCCGAGGCAGGCGAAGAGACCGTGCTCGACCACACCATAGAATGCATGCGCCGCTACCCCGAAGAACTGCCCTTTGACTGGCTGGGCACCGTGGCCACCATGTTCCACGATGTGGGCAAACTGTATGCCGCCGAATACTACAACGGCAAATGGACATTCTATCAGCACCACCGCATCGGTGCCAAAGTCACACGCAAAATTCTGCGCAGGCTGCACTTTCTGCCGGAAGATGTCGACCTTATCTGCCATCTGGTGCGCAACCACATGCGTTTCCATTTCATGCTCACCGACAAGGGTATACGCCGGTTCAAGGCGCTGGATGAATACCCGCGCCTGATTGAAATGGCCAGAGCCGACATTAAAGCCCGCGACGGCAACTACACGCACTTCAACCACAATATGAAGTACCTTGAACGTGCCGAAACCCCCGAGCAGATGCTGGAACCGCTGCTGAACGGCAACGAAATCATGGAATTCACCGGTCTGAAGCCCGGCCCCTATGTGGGGGTTATCCGCGATGCGCTGCTTAAAGCGCAGGTTACGGGTGAGGTGACCAGCATGGAAGAAGCCATCGAGTACGTCAAAACGTACAGTGAACGCGCTCCCCGATAA